In Plasmodium yoelii strain 17X genome assembly, chromosome: 6, one DNA window encodes the following:
- a CDS encoding lysine-specific histone demethylase 1, putative, whose translation MVGSESEGKDIEYIDKYNKLDKNEVSENLKNRNSSERVYFGKYTQKDDMILNDSTKYKILFSYLKKKEKKKLIQCDGNNNIILQKDIFSSKTSDLVQIFSENLIKYNINLEIYNDKLYISLKFKDKIDPLIPYLKKEFFFKTKTEENTILLLAKKFEIYNTLMKSMYLKHKVNEYFKNNKQINDFFLNNNFEKNIDTYSNIVNTTFFSNAYNVNKLFKNNINNFRTENKNITIEAKNGNEQLNNSNDVSEIKENALQKQKTEQDQSQHFTKHYIKNGDNDNDDNNDNNNDDDDNGDNNENFDEDNNDNHDDIKSGQAIYENSNKQPINISYNLLLEKNKNEFVNLNLKKRKTEKYTNEEEYDAHKNNINDNNTMEIFEKEYFKTNNMENIEQINKKKIEIKMFDIKMCETKEERRKLKEQMKLEKNEFLRIQKEEKKKKKEKKMLERKKMLELEKAYKKKLKEEKKIKQMQEKERERQYKKFQREEKKKLKKQFSQNQIDKTKICANINNKYDTENDQDTSKINLINGNDDNDNDNKLNEQPQWMEIKSPVKKKKIIIDMASCTHNNNVIEKNNYINLSDNKINSSQTNEIINNEILSHNNNTKRKKNINTDLIYEEIEIRNVFDKDGQIKKKIILNNNKKKKINKNDHTQIYHDLVDTQGNDTLNKYHEMANLKNEYMARESDGLLLENDQNIRETNTQQKNTIDEKEIVTNIIKNNISYNNDNISSLFNKNQENNICINKNKKNEIEYKMNELYHQNEMLNLKDTSSFQIKNAKKMEDNINGESTNEFSDTKENVKKNVKNVKENVKNVKENVNNVKENVNNVKENVNNVKENVNNVKENVNNVKENVKNVKENVKKNAKKKDVIHIPNNVIDKKIAMNIMSYKEETNNKETKKKIALFGQVKPGDIIKRGIYGYKAFQNNENLYVDVLIIGGGISGLAASYYLKKCNAKFLCIEGRNRIGGRAFTTRLPKRIVNNKVLPETIVDLGANYLHCCDNSDLLSENKKKKVKKKYMSKNSFKFNYTNIRDHNNINNIIKTMEIDEIEKNLENSISQFSEEYEKLVKEFIKPPTYKCSNSLNNNKDCVNIDNNPNSKDGNDIECVQCEKEKWHSDFDYIGRKKEKNLNKKKLKKNILFMIRNNVDNICEFYENYYYKNEKKDIYQFFKIIDENIYFYANLSDDNTYNSIPNKNKYNNSKIIKNKQLKVLTVNKDTRKRREYDKSVTKLAEKLKPKIALVCGKDNWESTFYAYWYNNENGKKIKNFKIYRMNLLCDKIRIRAARKIKKYLFINDDTYDNQYVTNKNDAYDAGNIVYNNLISNNTNGNKNSSDNNYSVHKMVDNICNANLNQIESSNNFKKEYDNTDDTQITSNLYIQNEKTEKENFNIYHDKVNEIKNSFHRYINNNIKLLNSGTAQEIYNSALKNDGFIEYADDQFERDEINKKKINAKEEEEEEKEGMFGNDKPNDNISLSNNINENTNEKINIINNSKKKSIDEICELKINNGNNLISIKNGSKIKNSPNSKSGNIKTKNLTTNLDTLFCDKNAIIYDNYYNYGEEYYNIVKEPNKDIEQNQKKKYNINDTCLYKNVSNNDNKKSYGKINKKKKRSMWDLLMECTEEIFTEMNLNQENYSMEEWKMLMVALQSRYGYGGDLRNTSIAMSRLPSSGYMDIDICPNYGSKNYILKNMKYYDKIKKNEQVPHICQFKDNTRADKIVLDGWKWIIDYLSEDIQDHIFINTVAELVQIKNPTNQSNQSNQSNQSNQSSSNRDQNHFYIKSDPPNEDIDNSNCKRNDSNSSHNSLQPHQYDDYNSVKQKNENIEFVKENNNEKIDGFLNHQNFENFIENKNCKKINENDKIGNYYDSYVEPNNDEYDYDSLKKEYKIPNNYDSYSAIVKCKCYDTLEKNVNKNFHGTSDLSNCKFKNINIHAKYIIVALPLGCLKENEEKKKNQIQSCLKFEPELHPLKIKALNNYKMGRHNKIILRFYPFNFIWPFDGLQINCIDQKFQYLNLHAYGKIGCILVHCFPPWSSTYGYIKKEYSIVNECLYNLSKMYENSGKKLPILVDYIITKWQDDTFSCGSYAYPDYKCNDNDIIYLRAPHPIHNPKIVFCGEYLSKSYFQCVDGAYDTGIRAAEDIAHIGLKLKSFDKKKYNTDIYFFPKNTCPFTNIPLPKVKRELLGFYITDGSDEALSDYESSSGEEDDTISNIPLSIIKEEYNLLHSTLKNINIFFHQLKDENIRKKKNLRGNCKKKVRYNRINQTDIKIKNIKTQTNCMDNMNNLNGIVSGYSKNCYIKKINTDLHYDDDDDNGYNKKELNNYDNSHKLNEQIIHSQYVPSNEIINSSHNIIPIKNNTENDISFTKYINSIDFYLDRYVIKFRDIIFHNYNGIELGNSCDDVNVAKDLIKKTFTLSQSLSIILKRFDNFQFIIQKELWTILKKLAHVLLPYFNNMNNKKNEFLSIAEKHLNYILTSKEGINEIFYEQIKNILEKNNNMTSQYSNNENINLSPNQYQETIYQNRNNYSSNEYCVIKNNVIEKDEQTGNNHVFNDDINNNINNVQANIIYNKIILNDHNNMNNAGGNSEKRNNNYEQKIINEKNGEKNGEKNDEKYVEKNGEKNCEKNTKGNINCMQLDMHNEKKKNMYIQNKQIYELNNYLKYVLNNIFMKNKYIEEYITNTNQNKIKLNSTCFLFFCCYVLQYIMKQINYDLSHKFSDFNLIIQLLCDYVYYLIFYKHEVLCYKCMNSGELILCDFFNCTNGWHSFCLFSKNDQEEKKLNNLWFCPNCLNGKLVKPSQRGYYNQNEIIQNYWKRRVYIYKIKFFLSRTRRIRKRLDLLEMELNKRIP comes from the exons ATGGTGGGATCAGAGTCAGAAGGAAAGGATATAGAATACatagataaatataataaacttgataaaaatgaggtttctgaaaatttaaaaaatcgaAATTCAAGCGAAAGGGTATACTTTGGAAAATATACACAAAAAGATGATATGATTCTAAATGATtcaacaaaatataaaatattattttcgtatttaaaaaaaaaagagaaaaaaaaattaatacaatgtgatggtaataataatataattttacaaaaagatatattttcctCAAAAACATCTGATTTAGTTCAAATATTTTctgaaaatttaataaaatataatattaatttagaaatatataatgataaattatatatttcattaaaatttaaagataaaATTGATCCCCTTATaccatatttaaaaaaagaatttttttttaaaaccaAAACAGAAGAAaatactattttattattggctaaaaaatttgaaatatataatacctTAATGAAATCTATGTATTTAAAACATAAAgttaatgaatattttaaaaataataaacaaataaatgatttttttttgaataataattttgaaaaaaatatagataccTATAGTAACATTGTTAATactacatttttttcaaatgcttataatgtaaataaattgtttaaaaataatattaataattttagaaCGGAGAATAAAAACATAACTATAGAAgcaaaaaatggaaatgagCAATTGAATAATTCAAATGATGTTTCAgaaattaaagaaaatgCTTTACAAAAGCAAAAGACAGAACAAGATCAAAGTCAACATTTTACAaaacattatataaaaaatggtgacaatgataatgatgataataatgataataataatgatgatgatgataatggtgataataatgaaaattttgatgaagataataatgataaccATGATGATATAAAATCTGGACAAGCCATTTATGAGAACTCAAATAAACAACCAATAAACATTTCTTATAATCTATTactagaaaaaaataaaaatgaatttgtcaatttaaatttgaaaaaaagaaaaacagaAAAATATACTAATGAAGAAGAATATGACgctcataaaaataatataaatgataataataccATGGAAATATTCGAAaaagaatattttaaaactaacaatatggaaaatattgagcaaattaataaaaaaaaaatagaaataaaaatgtttgatataaaaatgtgtGAAACGAAAGAAGAACGACGGAAACTAAAAGAGCAAATGAAGTTGGAGAAAAATGAATTTCTTAGAATACAAAaagaagagaaaaaaaaaaaaaaagaaaaaaaaatgcttgaaagaaaaaaaatgttagaattggaaaaagcatataaaaaaaaattaaaagaagaaaaaaaaataaaacaaatgcAAGAAAAGGAAAGAGAaagacaatataaaaaatttcaaagagaagaaaaaaaaaaactaaaaaaacaattttccCAAAATCAAAtagataaaacaaaaatatgtgcaaatataaataacaaatatgATACAGAAAACGATCAAGATACtagtaaaataaatttaataaatggaaatgatgataatgataatgataataaattaaatgaacAGCCACAATGGATGGAAATAAAATCTccagtaaaaaaaaaaaaaattattatagaTATGGCTAGTTGCACACACAATAATAAtgtaattgaaaaaaataattatattaacttaagtgataataaaataaattcttCTCAAACaaatgaaattataaataatgaaattttatctcataacaataatactaaaagaaaaaaaaatataaacacgGATTTAATATATGAAGAAATAGAAATACGCAATGTTTTTGATAAAGATggacaaataaaaaaaaaaattattttaaataacaataaaaaaaaaaaaataaataaaaatgatcaCACACAAATATACCACGATTTAGTGGATACCCAAGGGAATGACACTTTGAATAAATATCACGAAATGgccaatttaaaaaatgaatatatggCTCGAGAAAGTGATGGGTTATTATTAGAGAATGATCAAAATATAAGAGAAACAAACACACAGcaaaaaaatactatagACGAAAAAGAAATTgtaacaaatataataaaaaataatataagctacaataatgataatatttcaagcctttttaataaaaatcaagaaaataatatatgtattaataaaaataaaaaaaatgagatagaatataaaatgaatgaGTTATATCACCAAAATGAAATGttaaatttaaaagataCATCATCTTTTCAAATAAAgaatgcaaaaaaaatggaagacAATATAAATGGAGAATCAACAAACGAATTCAGTGACACAAaagaaaatgtaaaaaaaaatgtaaaaaatgtaaaagaaaacgtaaaaaatgtaaaagaaAACGTAAACAATGTAAAAGAAAACGTAAACAATGTAAAAGAAAACGTAAACAATGTAAAAGAAAACGTAAACAATGTAAAAGAAAACGTAAACAATGTAAAAGAAAAcgtaaaaaatgtaaaagaaaatgtaaaaaaaaatgcaaaaaaaaaagatgtaATACACATACCTAATAATgttattgataaaaaaatagctatGAATATTATGtcatataaagaagaaacaaataataaagaaactaaaaaaaaaatcgctTTATTTGGTCAGGTAAAACCTGgagatataataaaaagagGTATATATGGTTATAAAGCTTttcaaaataatgaaaatttatatgTTGATGTTTTAATTATAGGAGGTGGCATATCAGGCTTAGCTGcttcatattatttaaaaaaatgtaatgcaaaatttttatgtatcGAAGGAAGAAATAGAATTGGAGGTAGAGCATTTACAACACGACTTCCAAAAAGAATAGTTAATAATAAAGTTCTTCCAGAAACAATAGTTGATTTAGGGGCTAATTATCTTCATTGTTGTGATAATTCGGATTTATTaagtgaaaataaaaaaaaaaaagtaaaaaaaaaatatatgtcaaaaaattcatttaaatttaattatacaaatataagAGATCataataacataaataatattattaaaacaatGGAAATTGatgaaattgaaaaaaactTAGAAAATAGCATATCACAGTTTAGTGAAGAATATGAAAAACTAGTTAAAGAATTTATAAAACCCCCAACATATAAATGTTCAAATTCtttaaacaataataaagatTGTGTAAACATTGATAATAATCCAAATTCCAAAGATGGAAATGATATTGAATGTGTCCAATGTGAGAAAGAAAAATGGCATAGTGATTTTGATTATATAGGaagaaaaaaggaaaaaaatttgaataaaaaaaaactaaaaaaaaatattttatttatgattCGAAATAATGTTGATAATATTTGtgaattttatgaaaattattattataaaaatgaaaaaaaagatatatatcaattttttaaaattatagatgaaaatatatatttttatgcaaaTTTAAGTGAtgataatacatataatagtattcctaataaaaataaatataataattctaaaattataaaaaataaacaactaAAAGTTCTGACTGTTAATAAAGATACAAGAAAAAGACGAGAATATGATAAATCCGTAACAAAATTAGCTGAAAAATTGAAACCCAAAATAGCTTTAGTATGTGGAAAAGATAATTGGGAATCTACATTTTATGCTTATTggtataataatgaaaatggaaaaaaaattaaaaacttTAAAATATACCGAATGAATTTATTGTGTGATAAAATAAGAATTAGAGCAGctcgaaaaataaaaaaatatcttttTATAAATGATGATACATATGATAATCAATATGTtactaataaaaatgatgctTACGATGCTGGTaatattgtttataataATCTAATTTCTAACAACACAAatggtaataaaaatagcagTGATAATAACTATTCGGTACATAAAATGGTAGACAACATTTGCAATGctaatttaaatcaaattGAGAGCTCTAACAACTTTAAAAAGGAATATGACAACACAGACGATACACAAATAACAagcaatttatatattcaaaatgaaaaaacagaaaaagaaaattttaaCATCTATCATGATAAagtaaatgaaataaaaaatagcttCCAcagatatataaataacaatataaaactTTTAAATTCAGGCACTGCCCAAGAAATTTATAATTCTGCTTTAAAAAACGATGGTTTTATAGAATATGCAGATGACCAATTTGAAAGAGAtgaaattaacaaaaaaaaaataaatgcaaaagaagaagaagaagaagaaaaagagGGGATGTTTGGAAATGATAAGCCAAATGACAATATCAGCTtatcaaataatattaacGAAAATACTAATGaaaagataaatataataaataattccaaaaaaaaatcaattgATGAAATATGCgagttaaaaataaataatggaaataatttGATTTCGATAAAAAATggttcaaaaataaaaaattcacCAAATTCAAAAAgtggaaatataaaaacaaaaaatttaacGACAAATTTAGACACATTATTTTGTGACAAAAATGCAAtaatttatgataattattataattatggagaagaatattataatattgttaAAGAGCCAAATAAAGATATTGaacaaaatcaaaaaaaaaaatacaatattaatgatacctgtttgtataaaaatgtgagtaataatgataataaaaagtcatatggaaaaataaataaaaaaaaaaaaagaagtaTGTGGGATTTATTAATGGAATGTACAGAAGAAATATTCACTGAAATGAATTTAAATCAAGAAAATTATTCAATGGAAGAGTGGAAAATGTTAATGGTAGCTTTACAATCAAGATATGGGTATGGTGGTGATTTAAGAAACACATCTATTGCAATGTCAAGACTTCCTTCTTCTGGTTATATGGATATAGACATATGCCCAAATTATGGcagtaaaaattatatactaaaaaatatgaaatattatgataaaataaaaaaaaacgagcAAGTACCGCATATTTGtcaatttaaagataatacACGCGCTGATAAAATTGTACTTGATGGGTGGAAATGGATAATTGATTATTTGTCAGAAGATATACAagatcatatttttattaatacgGTAGCGGAACTtgttcaaataaaaaatccaACGAATCAATCGAATCAATCGAATCAATCGAATCAATCGAATCAATCGAGTTCAAACAGAGACCAAAACCACTTTTACATTAAGAGCGACCCCCCAAATGAAGATATTGATAATAGCAATTGCAAAAGAAATGATTCAAATAGTAGCCATAATAGCTTACAACCTCATCAATATGACGATTACAATTCTGTAAAGCAAAAAAATGAGAACATAGAATTtgttaaagaaaataataatgaaaaaatcgATGGTTTTCTAAATCATCAAAATTTTGAGAattttattgaaaataaaaattgtaagaaaataaatgaaaacgATAAAATAGGGAATTATTATGATTCATATGTTGAACCAAATAATGATGAATATGATTATGATAGTTTAAAGAAGGAATATAAAATACCTAATAATTATGACAGTTATAGTGCTATAGTTAAATGCAAATGTTATGATACtttggaaaaaaatgtaaataaaaattttcatGGTACTTCTGATTTAAGTAACtgtaaatttaaaaacataaatattcatgctaaatatattattgttgCTTTGCCACTTGGATgtttaaaagaaaatgaagaaaagaaaaaaaatcaaatacaATCTTGTTTAAAATTTGAACCTGAATTACATCCCCTTAAAATTAAAGCACtcaataattataaaatgggAAGAcataacaaaattattttacgATTTTAtccatttaattttatatggcCATTTGATGGTTTACAAATAAATTGTATAGATCAAAAGTttcaatatttaaatttacatGCATATGGTAAGATTGGATGTATTTTAGTACATTGTTTCCCACCTTGGTCATCTACATATggttatattaaaaaagaatattCTATAGTTAATGaatgtttatataatttaagtAAAATGTATGAAAACAGTGGGAAAAAATTACCTATTTTAGTTGACtatattataacaaaatgGCAAGATGATACATTTTCATGTGGATCTTATGCATATCCAGATTATAAATGTAATGACaatgatattatatatttaagagCACCACATCCTATACACAATCCTAAAATAGTTTTTTGTGGTGAGTATTTATCGAAAAGTTATTTTCAATGTGTAGATGGTGCATATGATACTGGTATTAGAGCAGCAGAAGATATTGCACATATAggattaaaattaaaatcttttgataaaaaaaaatataatactgatatatattttttcccaaAAAATACATGTCCATTTACAAATATACCATTACCTAAAGTAAAAAGAGAGCTATTAGGGTTTTACATAACTGATGGAAGTGATGAAGCATTGTCAGATTATGAAAGTTCTTCTGGAGAAGAAGATGATACTATATCGAACATTCCTTTATCGATTATAAAAGAAGAATATAACTTATTACATTctacattaaaaaatattaatatttttttccaccaattaaaagatgaaaatattaggaaaaagaaaaatttacGAGGAAATTGTAAAAAGAAAGTTAGATATAATCGAATTAACCAAActgatataaaaataaaaaatattaaaactcAAACAAATTGTATGGATAATATGAACAATTTAAATGGAATAGTATCAGgttattcaaaaaattgttatatcaaaaaaattaataccgATTTGCAttatgatgatgatgatgataatggaTACAATAAAAAAGAGTTAAACAATTATGATAATTCACACAAACTAAATGAACAAATAATACATTCTCAATATGTTCCTTCAAATGAAATTATTAATTCATCTCATAATATAATacctataaaaaataatacagaaaatgatatatcattcaccaaatatataaatagtatcGATTTTTATCTTGATAGATATGTGATAAAATTTAgagatattatttttcacaaTTATAATGGTATTGAATTAGGGAATAGTTGTGATGATGTAAATGTAGCCAaagatttaataaaaaaaacatttactCTATCACAATCATTGTCAATAATATTGAAAAGATTTGATAATTTTCAATTTATTATACAAAAGGAATTATGGACAATACTTAAGAAACTTGCGCATGTTCTTTTACCCTATTTCAATAACAtgaataacaaaaaaaatgaatttttatcAATTGCCGAAAAACAtcttaattatattttaacatCGAAAGAAggaataaatgaaatattttatgaacaaataaaaaatattttagaaaaaaataataacatgaCTAGCcaatatagtaataatgaaaatatcaATTTATCTCCTAATCAATATCAAGAAACCATCTATCAAAACAGAAATAATTATTCATCAAACGAGTATtgtgttataaaaaataatgttatagaAAAAGACGAACAAACGGGAAACAATCATGTATTCaatgatgatataaataataatattaataatgtgcaagcaaatattatatacaataaaattatactGAATGATCATAATAACATGAACAATGCAGGTGGAAATTCGGAGAAACgcaataataattatgaacaaaaaataataaatgaaaaaaatggtgaaaaaaatggtgaaaagaatgatgaaaaatatgTTGAAAAGAATGGtgaaaaaaattgtgaaaagaATACAAAAGGAAATATCAATTGTATGCAGTTAGACATgcataatgaaaaaaagaaaaatatgtacattcaaaataaacaaatatatgaattaaataattatttaaaatatgttttaaataatatatttatgaaaaataaatatatagaagaatatattacaaatacaaatcaaaataaaattaaattaaactCAActtgttttctttttttttgttgctatgttttacaatatataatgaaacaaattaattatgACTTATCACACAAATTTAgtgattttaatttaattattcaGTTATTATGTgattatgtatattatttaatattttataagcaCGAAGTGCTATGTTATAAATGCATGAATAGTGGAGAATTAATTTTGtgtgatttttttaattgtacAAATGGTTGGCATTCTTTTTGTTTATTCTCAAAAAATGATCAGGAAGAAAAAAAGTTGAATAATTTGTGGTTTTGCCCAAATTGTCTCAACGGAAAATTAGTAAAACCTTCTCAA AGAGGTTATTATAATCAGAAtgaaataatacaaaattattGGAAAAGAAGAGtttacatttataaaataaaattttttttgtcgAGAACTCGCAGAATTCGAAAAAGATTAGATTTACTTGAAATGGAACTAAATAAAAGAATTccataa
- a CDS encoding DNA replication licensing factor MCM5, putative, producing MLGIQEGRAFFNAARNPNNRPENNIRIEDNLPSLNEVYNYFQDFLSRYSSNTLKEGNLKRTLFENVKNNNFTLDLKLDDIYKQQTVFENNEISATPISERKIKKPDNYSAILARALSERPLTYLPTVERVCYEVCETANILSDEDEHLNYIQINLLNTFIRPTPIRGLLAATQERFVVVPGIIVQASKPQHKMRKITLQCRYCDHKMSIDVPLWKDKPQLPPYCRYSSTMKSSMGVANPMDNQLGCNGVLEPYVILPNECTFVDIQSLKMQELPEAVPTGDMPRHLQLNATRYLCEKMIPGDRVYVHGVLTSYNPNPKPTRVDGTNFSYLHVLGFQKYDDMSGNDLNFDVEERNELTLLAAEHDIHNKIFKSVAPELYGMDEVKKACACLLFGGTRKRIGEETKIRGDINMLMLGDPSVAKSQILKFVNRCAPVSVYTSGKGSSAAGLTAAVMRDSHGVFSLEGGAMVLADGGVVCIDEFDKMRDDDVVAIHEAMEQQTISISKAGITTMLNTRCSVIAAANPSFGSYDDSQDTTDQHDFKTTILSRFDIIFLLRNKQDIEKDTLLCNHIVALHASKHKSQEGEISLSKLTRYIQYAKKEISPLLSKEARDSLRNYYVQTRAEYRGDKRSVTKKIPITLRQLESLIRLAESFAKMELSQFATEKHVQMSIDLFSASTAETAKQCMVFEAMSPSEQKAVKQAEDAILGRLGKGQRASRVNLFRELQLRGFDRSALSKALAILIKKGELQERGDRSVRRC from the exons ATGCTGGGTATTCAAGAAGGAAGAGCGTTTTTCAATGCCGCTCGAAACCCAAATAACAGGCCAGAGAATAATATTAGAATAGAAGATAACTTACCTAGCCTAAATGAAgtgtataattattttcaggATTTTTTATCAAGATATTCATCAAATACATTAAAAGAAGGAAATTTGAAAAGAACTTTATTtgaaaatgtgaaaaataataattttacttTAGATTTAAAACTAGATGACATATATAAACAACAAACtgtttttgaaaataatgaaataagtGCTACTCCTATATCtgaaagaaaaattaaaaaacctGATAATTATTCTGCAATATTAGCTAGAGCATTATCAGAAAGACCTTTAACATATTTGCCAACTGTTGAAAGAGTATGTTATGAAGTATGTGAAACAGCAAATATATTAAGTGATGAAGATGaacatttaaattatatacaaataaatttattaaatacatTTATTCGGCCTACACCAATAAGAGGACTATTAGCAGCAACACAAGAACGATTTGTTGTTGTGCCTGGTATTATTGTTCAAGCTAGTAAACCTCAACataaaatgagaaaaattaCATTACAATGTAGATATTGTGATCACAAAATGTCTATAGATGTACCACTATGGAAAGATAAACCACAATTACCACCATATTGTAGATATTCCTCTACTATGAAATCATCAATGGGTGTTGCTAATCCAATGGATAATCAATTAGGTTGTAATGGGGTTTTAGAACCTTATGTTATTTTACCAAATGAATGTACTTTTGTTGATATTCAATCATTAAAAATGCAAGAATTACCAGAAGCTGTACCAACAGGAGATATGCCAAGACATTTACAATTAAATGCTACAAGATATTTATGTGAAAAAATGATACCAGGTGATCGGGTTTATGTACATGGTGTTTTAACATCTTATAATCCAAACCCTAAACCAACAAGAGTAGATGGCACAAACTTCTCATATTTACATGTTTTAGGTTTCCaaaaatatgatgatatGTCAggtaatgatttaaattttgaTGTTGAAGAAAGAAATGAATTAACATTATTAGCAGCTGAACatgatatacataataaaatattcaaatcAGTTGCCCCTGAATTATATGGAATGGATGAAGTTAAAAAAGCTTGTGCATGCTTATTATTTGGAGGTACACGAAAAAGAATAGGTGAAGAAACTAAAATAAGAGGAGATATTAATATGCTAATGCTTGGAGATCCATCAGTTGCTAAATcacaaattttaaaattcgTAAACAGATGTGCTCCTGTTTCAGTTTATACATCTGGAAAAGGAAGTAGTGCAGCTGGTTTAACAGCAGCTGTTATGAGAGATAGTCATGGTGTCTTTTCATTAGAAGGTGGTGCTATGGTATTAGCTGATGGTGGAGTTGTGTGTATTGATGAGTTTGACAAAATGCGAGATGATGATGTTGTAGCTATACATGAGGCCATGGAACAACAAACCATATCTATTTCTAAAGCTGGTATAACAACAATGCTAAACACTAGATGTTCTGTTATAGCTGCTGCTAACCCATCTTTCGGTTCATATGATGATTCACAAGATACTACAGATCAACATGATTTTAAAACTACAATTCTTTCGAGatttgatattatatttttattaagaaATAAACAAGATATTGAAAAAGATACATTGTTATGTAATCACATTGTTGCATTACATGCATCAAAACATAAATCTCAAGAAGGGGAAATATCTTTATCGAAACTTACCAGATATATACAATAtgcaaaaaaagaaatatccCCATTATTATCAAAAGAAGCAAGAGATTCTTTAAGAAATTATTATGTACAAACTAGGGCTGAATACAGAGGAGACAAAAGATctgttacaaaaaaaattcctATCACATTACGTCAACTCGAATCTCTAATTCGATTAGCTGAAAG TTTTGCTAAGATGGAATTATCGCAGTTTGCTACGGAAAAACACGTTCAAATGTCTATTGACCTATTTTCAGCTTCAACAGCAGAAACAGCAAAACAATGCATGGTATTCGAAGCAATGTCTCCTTCAGAGCAAAAGGCTGTCAag CAAGCAGAAGATGCCATATTGGGAAGATTAGGAAAGGGCCAAAGAGCCTCGAGGGTCAATTTATTTAGAGAACTTCAACTACGAGGTTTTGACAGATCCGCCTTATCAAA GGCATTAGCTATACTCATTAAAAAGGGAGAGCTTCAAGAAAGAGGAGATCGCTCTGTTAGAAGGTGTTAA